In Nicotiana tabacum cultivar K326 chromosome 11, ASM71507v2, whole genome shotgun sequence, a single window of DNA contains:
- the LOC107786351 gene encoding uncharacterized protein LOC107786351, which translates to MAAVSQLLAHLYTMTLVFFTILILELVICVRSITDTIYDSGDRPITTKQYLKLIEEKNPVTRFKTTAIKPAGFSESCAVCLSPFEEGEEVRKLKCKHIFHKDCLDTWLQQDSATCPLCRNKVLPEEIVVKFRQHRNQQSEYEGSDEELIFLLSALHGNYIRRFL; encoded by the coding sequence atggCTGCTGTTTCTCAACTTTTAGCTCATCTCTACACTATGACCTTAGTCTTCTTCACCATTCTAATTCTCGAGCTTGTCATCTGCGTACGTTCCATCACCGACACAATCTACGACTCCGGCGACCGGCCGATCACTACCAAGCAATACCTCAAGCTCATCGAAGAAAAAAACCCGGTTACCCGGTTCAAGACTACGGCAATTAAACCGGCCGGTTTCTCAGAGTCCTGTGCGGTTTGTTTATCCCCATTTGAGGAGGGCGAAGAAGTAAGGAAGCTAAAATGCAAGCACATATTCCACAAGGATTGTTTAGACACGTGGCTCCAACAGGATTCTGCCACATGTCCACTCTGCCGGAACAAGGTCTTGCCGGAGGAAATCGTGGTAAAGTTCCGGCAGCACCGGAATCAGCAGTCGGAGTATGAAGGAAGTGATGAGGAGCTGATTTTCTTGTTATCCGCATTACATGGTAATTATATACGTAGATTTTTGTAA